A genomic window from Maridesulfovibrio sp. includes:
- a CDS encoding carboxyl transferase domain-containing protein: MDIEKKLEGLVKRVQYARDILGDSEDRRLTAFANKLDAFLETSINKTQEELWDKLNTYDESLAVLEKDLDKTLSAMDKVRIVRHSERICLEDILENVYDNYTVVGGKDDMSIDPGMVIARAYITRRVGKKVHNQPVMVVGQEKGHGQEFRNGGCIKPWGNANALRYMKVAARENIPIHTYVFTPGSYPVEDYPGAAQQIAENIYEMCGLDVPIISVISEGGSGGAEAIAMADKRLMFSHGYYSVISPEGAAAIEGRLRGGDRAPTELIETCAKSQCITADDNLRFGYIDGIIREPALGARPEHFDFYKIVRAEVIRATDEVVLSVKGLRLFSKAAIKNRNKKDITDESVFVRWQISPNAKDRLLWKRYKKYRRMAQNSFEDKRSFLEKLNSAKVDAMAAAYSTVRYDMIRKYQSKIQALAEEAKDEMHVVTNKVDKLKHMLLGKMGAGSKTKSEVEAALTKLSEDAEPDVPPSDYRHYVSPRASEDKEITCPNAEKNGCLEIWSRDLFDEFAGVCPTCGHHFPMEYRWYMANIFDWGTVREFNKSICSANPTGFPNFQERLDAAKAKTGLQSGCITFEGAIKHTKVTCATLVAPFRGGSVGAAEGEKFIRALELAGKKRYPFLAYVHGTAGIRIQEGTNGLIQMPRVTMAVRRYIESGGLYIVLYDTNSYAGPVASFLGCSPYQYAVRSSRIGFAGPGVIKETTGMDIPPDYHSAYNALSRGHIQDIWDRRDIRRNLHQAFLTVGGRNLYYR; the protein is encoded by the coding sequence ATGGATATTGAAAAAAAACTGGAAGGATTGGTCAAGCGGGTCCAGTATGCGCGTGATATTCTCGGAGACTCCGAGGACAGACGCCTTACTGCCTTTGCAAACAAGCTTGATGCATTCCTTGAAACCAGCATAAATAAGACTCAGGAAGAGCTGTGGGACAAACTCAACACTTATGATGAGAGCCTCGCAGTGCTGGAAAAAGACCTCGACAAGACCCTGTCCGCCATGGATAAGGTTCGCATCGTGCGTCATTCCGAAAGAATCTGCCTCGAAGACATCCTTGAAAATGTCTACGACAACTACACTGTTGTCGGTGGCAAGGATGATATGAGCATCGACCCCGGTATGGTAATCGCCCGTGCCTACATAACCCGCCGCGTGGGCAAGAAAGTCCACAACCAGCCGGTTATGGTCGTTGGCCAGGAAAAAGGACACGGTCAGGAATTCCGCAACGGCGGTTGCATCAAGCCCTGGGGGAATGCCAACGCCCTGCGCTACATGAAAGTTGCCGCCCGCGAGAATATTCCCATCCATACTTACGTATTCACACCCGGATCATATCCAGTGGAAGATTATCCTGGCGCAGCACAGCAGATCGCTGAAAATATTTACGAAATGTGCGGCCTTGATGTGCCGATCATTTCCGTAATCTCCGAAGGCGGTTCCGGTGGTGCGGAAGCAATCGCCATGGCCGACAAAAGGCTCATGTTTTCACATGGTTACTATTCAGTAATCTCACCTGAAGGTGCTGCGGCAATTGAAGGCCGTCTTCGCGGTGGGGACCGTGCGCCGACAGAGCTCATCGAAACCTGCGCCAAATCACAGTGCATCACTGCGGACGACAACCTGCGTTTCGGATATATCGACGGAATCATCCGCGAACCGGCACTCGGTGCCAGACCCGAACATTTTGATTTCTACAAGATCGTCCGTGCGGAAGTTATCCGAGCTACAGACGAAGTTGTATTGAGTGTCAAGGGCCTGCGCCTTTTCAGTAAAGCGGCTATAAAAAACCGCAACAAAAAAGACATCACCGATGAGTCTGTTTTTGTTCGCTGGCAGATCAGCCCCAATGCAAAAGACCGTCTACTCTGGAAACGTTACAAGAAATACCGCCGCATGGCGCAGAACAGTTTCGAAGACAAACGTTCTTTCCTTGAAAAGCTCAACTCCGCAAAAGTTGATGCCATGGCCGCAGCGTACTCCACTGTCCGCTATGACATGATTAGAAAATACCAGTCCAAGATTCAGGCTCTTGCGGAAGAAGCCAAGGATGAAATGCATGTCGTAACTAACAAGGTCGACAAGCTGAAGCACATGCTTCTTGGCAAGATGGGCGCCGGTTCCAAAACAAAATCAGAAGTTGAAGCGGCTCTGACCAAGCTTTCCGAAGATGCAGAACCGGATGTACCACCGTCTGATTACCGCCACTACGTCAGCCCCCGAGCCAGCGAAGACAAGGAAATCACCTGCCCCAACGCAGAGAAGAACGGCTGTCTTGAGATCTGGTCCCGCGACCTTTTTGACGAGTTCGCCGGGGTCTGCCCCACCTGTGGCCACCATTTCCCCATGGAATACCGCTGGTACATGGCGAACATTTTCGACTGGGGCACAGTGCGTGAATTCAACAAGTCCATATGCTCCGCAAACCCCACCGGCTTCCCTAACTTTCAGGAAAGGCTGGATGCTGCAAAAGCCAAGACCGGCTTACAATCCGGTTGCATTACCTTTGAAGGTGCCATCAAGCACACCAAAGTGACCTGTGCAACCCTCGTAGCCCCTTTCCGCGGTGGCTCCGTTGGTGCGGCAGAAGGTGAAAAATTCATTCGCGCCCTTGAACTGGCAGGGAAGAAACGGTACCCCTTCCTCGCATACGTGCACGGTACCGCCGGCATCCGTATTCAGGAAGGAACAAACGGTCTGATCCAGATGCCTCGCGTTACCATGGCTGTGCGCCGCTACATCGAATCAGGCGGGCTGTATATCGTTCTTTACGATACCAACTCCTACGCTGGTCCTGTAGCAAGTTTCCTCGGCTGCTCACCCTACCAGTACGCGGTGCGGTCTTCACGCATCGGTTTCGCCGGACCTGGCGTTATCAAAGAAACAACAGGCATGGATATTCCGCCGGATTACCATTCCGCATACAACGCGCTTTCCAGAGGTCACATTCAGGATATCTGGGATCGCCGCGACATCCGCAGAAACCTGCATCAGGCATTCCTGACCGTAGGTGGGCGCAATCTGTACTATAGATAA
- a CDS encoding biotin carboxylase N-terminal domain-containing protein — translation MNPKTDKVLIANRGEIAVRIMQACKNLGLSFVSVYTEEDKDSGHITMAKKLGGETAAYKIRSYNDAGDILSVADETMCTAVHPGYGFFSENFRFARRVTERDRPMTFIGPSWWVIRDLGDKINTKRLARKLGVPTIPGSDRAIYDELEAEEIASNLFEFQKEQGVRNPVVLVKASAGGGGMGIDEVYSIEEFRQVYRRIRNYSLRTFNDEGVLIEQRIFNFNHLEVQIVSERSGKKHVHFGTRNCSVQSPGRQKRIEVAPGFCPESIAYSFDAKKVLDDIVEHSLNMAREINYDNVGTWEWIVTPKGSPFLMEVNTRIQVENGVSAAISRIKGSPDVNLIKEQIRLALGDDLGYTQDDITFEGVGIEYRIIAEDTDEKFAPWAGKIENLHWDEHEWLKMHTHIPQDLPYQIPTEFDPNLALAIIWGKDLEESKKRGLEFLDEFVLEGKDRKEISLKSNLKFLAKKSTNILEF, via the coding sequence TTGAATCCCAAAACAGATAAAGTACTTATTGCTAACCGAGGTGAAATCGCCGTGCGCATCATGCAGGCATGTAAAAATCTCGGGCTTAGTTTTGTCAGTGTATACACGGAAGAAGACAAGGACTCAGGACACATAACCATGGCTAAAAAGCTTGGCGGTGAAACTGCAGCCTATAAAATCAGGTCTTACAACGATGCAGGGGATATTTTATCCGTAGCAGATGAAACCATGTGTACTGCTGTTCATCCCGGATACGGCTTCTTTTCCGAGAACTTCCGCTTTGCACGCAGAGTGACCGAGCGTGACCGCCCAATGACTTTCATCGGACCTTCATGGTGGGTAATCCGCGACCTCGGTGATAAAATCAACACTAAACGTCTGGCCAGAAAACTCGGAGTTCCCACCATTCCCGGTTCCGACAGAGCAATCTACGATGAACTGGAAGCTGAAGAAATAGCGTCCAACCTGTTCGAATTCCAGAAAGAACAAGGTGTGCGCAATCCAGTTGTACTCGTTAAAGCTTCTGCCGGAGGTGGCGGAATGGGCATTGACGAAGTATACTCTATCGAAGAGTTCCGTCAGGTCTACCGCCGCATCAGAAACTACTCCCTGCGTACCTTCAACGACGAAGGTGTACTCATCGAACAACGAATCTTCAACTTCAACCATCTTGAAGTCCAGATCGTTTCCGAGCGTTCCGGTAAAAAACACGTCCACTTCGGGACACGTAACTGCTCTGTACAGAGTCCCGGACGCCAGAAAAGAATCGAAGTAGCGCCCGGCTTCTGCCCGGAAAGCATCGCTTACTCTTTTGATGCCAAAAAAGTCCTCGACGATATTGTTGAGCACTCTTTAAACATGGCCCGCGAAATAAACTACGACAACGTAGGAACATGGGAATGGATAGTAACCCCAAAAGGTTCCCCGTTCCTGATGGAAGTAAACACCCGTATTCAGGTTGAAAACGGCGTATCCGCGGCCATTTCACGTATCAAGGGCAGCCCTGATGTCAACCTGATTAAAGAACAGATCAGACTCGCCCTGGGTGATGATCTGGGCTACACACAGGATGACATTACCTTTGAAGGTGTGGGGATTGAATACAGGATTATTGCTGAAGATACTGATGAGAAATTCGCGCCTTGGGCAGGTAAAATTGAAAATCTGCACTGGGATGAGCACGAATGGCTCAAGATGCACACCCACATCCCTCAGGATCTGCCCTATCAGATTCCCACTGAATTTGACCCCAACCTGGCTCTGGCCATCATCTGGGGAAAGGATCTTGAAGAATCCAAGAAACGCGGACTCGAATTTCTGGATGAATTCGTTCTGGAAGGTAAGGACAGAAAGGAAATTTCCCTTAAATCCAACCTTAAGTTTCTGGCCAAGAAATCAACAAACATACTGGAATTCTAA
- a CDS encoding tetratricopeptide repeat protein has protein sequence MSKKINRIRTTATMIGLSLITAAMLTGCGTKDEAAGLHQTGTVAFVLNKDKAASVYFEKAIDSNPQYGPSYIMLGDCYLREGKYKEAIEIISKGLNLELEQGHIRLAHRKLARAYKELGNSEKALEQITIYTRMSVWQDKFTAQKISDTENFVAELDLPEEEKHMAMDKIIEESTKAKSVQNPEEQTKEETDILRMLSFGLI, from the coding sequence ATGAGTAAAAAAATTAATCGCATCAGGACAACTGCCACTATGATCGGCCTGTCCTTGATAACCGCAGCAATGCTTACCGGCTGCGGCACAAAAGACGAAGCCGCAGGGCTTCACCAGACAGGCACTGTCGCCTTCGTTCTCAACAAAGACAAGGCGGCTTCTGTTTACTTTGAAAAAGCTATCGATTCCAACCCGCAATACGGCCCCAGCTACATTATGCTCGGGGATTGCTATCTCCGGGAAGGCAAATACAAGGAAGCGATTGAAATTATCAGCAAGGGACTCAACCTTGAGCTGGAACAAGGGCACATCAGGCTGGCCCACCGAAAACTTGCGCGCGCCTACAAGGAGCTTGGGAATTCCGAAAAAGCCCTTGAACAGATAACCATCTACACCCGCATGTCAGTCTGGCAGGATAAATTCACAGCACAGAAGATATCCGACACTGAGAACTTCGTGGCAGAACTAGATCTTCCCGAAGAAGAAAAACATATGGCTATGGATAAAATCATTGAAGAATCCACAAAGGCCAAATCCGTACAAAATCCGGAAGAACAGACTAAGGAAGAAACCGATATACTCAGGATGCTGAGCTTCGGTCTCATCTAA
- a CDS encoding Y-family DNA polymerase encodes MRIFALVDCNNFYVSCERLFRPELKSSPVVVLSNNDGCVISRSQEAKDLNIPMGAPAYKYNDFFLHHGVEIFSSNYALYGDLSQRVTATIASITPDLEVYSIDESFLEFPPCMLRELPSIGLEIRTRILKWTGIPVSVGFGETKTQAKLAASFAKKHKQTGGIFSLCGRNDMDRLLERVPVTDVWGIGRRHGKRLFARGVKTARAFRDLPNLWLKKNMSVTGLHTAFELRGTPCFELENMPQAKKTISSSRSFGRPVSTLTDLEESVATYVARAGEKLREQSSLAGGVMVYLTTNRFNNLPQYANSTTCMLSIATDYTPELIRTAQSCIRSIYKEGYSYKKTGVVLLDLCGKYNRQCNLLELERKDDPVKKEKLMNLLDSTNSRFGRQTLSYASEGIKQPWQMNRKFKSPAYTTCWDELPNIN; translated from the coding sequence ATGAGAATTTTCGCACTGGTGGACTGTAATAATTTTTACGTGTCCTGCGAGAGACTTTTCCGGCCGGAACTCAAGTCCAGCCCGGTTGTAGTTCTTTCCAACAACGACGGCTGCGTTATCTCCCGCTCGCAGGAGGCCAAAGACCTGAATATCCCCATGGGCGCCCCGGCTTACAAATATAACGACTTTTTTCTGCACCATGGAGTGGAAATATTTTCATCCAACTACGCCCTTTACGGCGACCTTTCCCAGAGAGTGACAGCGACTATAGCATCCATAACCCCGGACCTTGAGGTCTACTCCATTGATGAATCCTTTCTTGAATTCCCGCCATGCATGCTCCGGGAACTGCCTTCCATAGGCCTGGAAATCAGGACCAGAATTCTCAAGTGGACCGGAATACCTGTTTCAGTAGGGTTCGGTGAAACAAAAACACAGGCGAAGCTGGCTGCATCGTTCGCCAAAAAACACAAACAGACCGGAGGAATCTTCAGTCTCTGCGGCCGTAACGACATGGACCGTTTACTGGAACGAGTCCCGGTGACTGACGTATGGGGAATCGGCCGACGTCACGGCAAAAGACTATTCGCCCGGGGAGTAAAGACAGCCCGGGCTTTCCGGGATCTGCCCAATTTGTGGCTAAAAAAAAACATGTCCGTCACCGGACTGCACACGGCTTTTGAACTGCGTGGGACACCCTGCTTTGAGCTGGAAAACATGCCACAGGCCAAAAAAACAATTTCTTCATCCCGTTCCTTCGGACGCCCGGTATCCACCCTCACCGATCTGGAAGAATCGGTAGCAACCTACGTGGCCCGTGCCGGAGAAAAACTACGCGAGCAAAGCTCACTGGCCGGAGGGGTCATGGTCTATCTGACCACCAACCGCTTTAATAATCTGCCGCAGTACGCCAATTCAACCACCTGCATGCTCTCCATTGCCACAGATTACACCCCGGAACTTATCCGCACGGCTCAGTCATGCATCAGGTCCATCTATAAAGAAGGATACAGCTACAAAAAAACAGGGGTGGTCCTGCTCGACCTCTGCGGAAAGTACAACCGGCAATGCAATCTGCTGGAGCTGGAACGTAAGGATGATCCTGTCAAAAAAGAGAAACTCATGAACCTGCTGGATTCTACAAATTCCCGTTTCGGTCGCCAGACCCTGAGCTATGCGTCAGAAGGGATTAAACAGCCGTGGCAGATGAACAGAAAATTCAAATCCCCCGCCTATACCACCTGCTGGGATGAGCTGCCTAATATAAACTAA
- the umuD gene encoding translesion error-prone DNA polymerase V autoproteolytic subunit gives MNLRHIEILSPAAADRTELPLLLSEVIAGFPSPADDYIDKTMDLNEHLISNKAATFLIRAYGDSMLDANISEGDILVVDRSKDAHNNSIIIAVVNGELTVKRIKQQNGRIYLVPENPDYSPLEITAETSFEVWGVVTYIIHKAL, from the coding sequence ATGAACCTTCGTCACATAGAAATACTTTCCCCGGCAGCAGCAGACAGAACAGAGCTGCCACTGCTCCTATCTGAAGTTATCGCTGGCTTTCCCTCCCCGGCAGATGACTACATTGACAAAACGATGGACCTGAATGAGCACTTGATCAGCAACAAGGCCGCAACTTTTCTGATCCGCGCTTATGGCGATTCCATGCTTGATGCCAACATCAGTGAAGGAGACATCCTTGTGGTTGACCGGTCCAAAGACGCGCACAACAACTCCATCATCATTGCTGTTGTCAACGGAGAACTGACCGTAAAAAGAATCAAGCAACAAAACGGCAGGATATACCTTGTACCGGAAAACCCGGATTACTCTCCGCTGGAGATAACAGCCGAGACATCTTTCGAGGTCTGGGGCGTAGTCACCTACATAATTCACAAGGCACTCTGA
- a CDS encoding exopolyphosphatase: MRLLTRSDFDGLACAVLLKEIGIMDNWMFVHPKDVQDGRYPGDPNDIVANVPYIEGCGYWFDHHSSEEERLDMALDYKGMSKSAKSAARVIWEYFGGNEKFGDKFDEMLHYVDKVDSGDLTAEEIADPKGWILLGFIMDPRTGLGRYRHFTVSNYQLMEHLIDYCRELPISEILKLPDVKERVDLYFKRDSQFREMLKDRTEMFSNVAILDLREQDEIYPGNRFTLYSMFPECNISIQIIWGKMKQNTVFSVGHSILNRTSKVDVGSVMLKFGGGGHKQVGTCQVSHEEADAVLGQMVAMFIDKE, translated from the coding sequence ATGCGGCTTTTGACACGATCAGATTTTGACGGCCTTGCATGCGCGGTTTTACTCAAGGAAATCGGGATCATGGACAACTGGATGTTTGTCCATCCAAAAGATGTGCAGGACGGACGCTATCCCGGCGACCCCAACGACATTGTTGCCAACGTTCCGTATATCGAAGGATGTGGGTACTGGTTTGACCACCACTCCAGTGAAGAAGAACGCCTGGACATGGCCTTAGACTACAAAGGTATGTCCAAATCTGCCAAAAGTGCGGCGCGTGTTATATGGGAATATTTCGGAGGCAATGAAAAATTCGGCGACAAATTCGACGAAATGCTTCATTACGTGGATAAAGTAGACAGCGGAGATCTCACCGCAGAAGAGATTGCTGATCCCAAGGGCTGGATTCTGCTCGGTTTCATCATGGACCCGCGCACTGGATTGGGCAGATATAGACACTTCACGGTGAGCAACTACCAGCTCATGGAACACCTCATCGATTATTGCCGCGAACTTCCCATAAGCGAAATACTTAAGCTTCCCGATGTTAAAGAGCGTGTGGACCTTTACTTTAAAAGAGACAGTCAATTCCGCGAAATGCTCAAAGACCGGACTGAAATGTTCAGCAACGTGGCTATCCTCGACCTGCGCGAACAAGATGAAATCTATCCCGGGAACAGATTCACCCTTTACTCCATGTTCCCGGAATGCAACATCAGCATCCAGATTATCTGGGGTAAAATGAAGCAGAACACTGTTTTTTCCGTCGGACACAGCATCCTCAACCGCACCAGCAAAGTGGATGTAGGCAGTGTCATGCTTAAATTCGGCGGCGGCGGTCACAAGCAGGTAGGAACTTGTCAGGTCTCCCACGAAGAAGCAGACGCAGTGCTTGGACAAATGGTTGCAATGTTCATAGACAAAGAATAA
- a CDS encoding universal stress protein, with translation MLFSKILIPVDDSIHSEQALKYAASIAEISGAKIIVIHCHRPVPTGLGEPNFQKAIDNATRESYAVLEKQTAAIKGRNISYEEKIIGGSTAKAIKTTAETEGCDLIIMGSKGKSDLEGLVVGSVTHKVLHTVQCPVLVVK, from the coding sequence ATGCTCTTTTCAAAAATACTCATTCCGGTCGACGACTCCATACATTCAGAACAAGCCCTGAAATACGCAGCCTCCATTGCTGAAATATCCGGCGCAAAGATTATCGTCATCCACTGCCACCGCCCTGTCCCCACTGGACTGGGAGAACCGAATTTCCAGAAAGCCATCGATAATGCTACGCGTGAATCATATGCTGTGCTTGAGAAACAAACAGCAGCCATAAAAGGCAGAAACATATCATACGAAGAAAAAATAATAGGCGGATCAACAGCTAAGGCTATTAAAACAACTGCTGAAACTGAAGGATGTGACCTGATTATCATGGGGTCCAAAGGGAAATCTGATCTCGAAGGGCTCGTGGTCGGCAGTGTCACACATAAGGTCCTGCATACTGTGCAATGCCCTGTACTGGTGGTGAAATAG
- a CDS encoding TetR/AcrR family transcriptional regulator, with protein MTKKDTVLKAAKELFGELGYSGTTFKKIADRAGVAVGLLSHHYGNKEKLFRAAGFDVAERLTLALQDEVVQAENGFDAVVRFARRYLEFSVDPDEDFLVLIRCSPYSDLKTGEDRDAMVHKFVQIPVLLENCVARGVRDGSIPNVPVSETASVILCNLVGAVRTNLLTPYSPPSLYTEILNFITRALKSA; from the coding sequence ATGACCAAAAAGGATACAGTTTTAAAGGCGGCCAAGGAGCTTTTCGGTGAGCTGGGTTACAGCGGTACCACATTCAAAAAAATAGCAGACCGTGCAGGAGTTGCGGTCGGGCTGCTGTCTCACCATTATGGGAATAAGGAAAAGCTTTTTCGGGCGGCAGGCTTCGATGTTGCTGAACGCTTGACTCTGGCTTTGCAGGATGAAGTGGTGCAGGCAGAAAACGGCTTTGATGCTGTAGTCAGATTTGCCCGCCGTTATCTTGAGTTTTCAGTAGATCCTGATGAGGATTTTCTGGTGTTGATCAGGTGTTCGCCTTACAGTGATCTAAAGACAGGGGAAGACCGTGACGCCATGGTCCATAAATTTGTTCAGATCCCGGTCCTGCTGGAAAACTGTGTTGCCCGTGGAGTGCGTGACGGTTCAATCCCGAATGTACCTGTATCCGAGACTGCATCCGTGATCCTCTGCAACTTGGTCGGTGCAGTAAGAACCAATCTGCTGACGCCGTACAGTCCGCCTAGTCTTTACACGGAAATATTGAATTTTATCACCAGGGCTTTGAAATCTGCGTAA